In Synergistetes bacterium HGW-Synergistetes-1, the genomic window GATTTTTGCTTCAGCAGATCTGGCCTCCACCAGGGAGGCAGTAACCTTGGCTGAAAAACACGAAGGAGCGCCTGAAATCTGGGCACTTGCAGGAATCCATCCTCACGAAGCTTCCTCCGTTTCTGAGGGACTTCCCGAAGAGCTGGAGTCCCTTGCTATGAGCAGCAAGGTATCGGCAGTCGGCGAGATAGGACTGGATTTCTACTATGATAATTCCCCAAGGGAGATACAGGGGGAGGTATTCCGCTCCCAGATACGCCTTGCAAAAAAAATAAACAAACCTGTCGTTATCCATGTAAGAGATTCTGCAAAGAGGTCATCAGGAGATGCCAATTCTGAGACGCTGGCTATTCTAAAAGAGGAATCAGCCGACCTGATCGGCGGAGTCATCCACTGTTTTTCCGGAGACAGGCAGAATGCGATCGATGCGCTTGAGATGGGTTTTTACATATCTTTCGCGGGACCTGTCACATATCCCAAAAACAAGGCGCTTCGCGAGATAGCGATGGACACAGTTCCTCTTGACAGGATACTTTGCGAGACAGATTCCCCATACCTTGCCCCGCAGCAGATAAGAGGCAGGACAAACGAGCCGTGCCATGTCCGTGATGTTTATGAAATGATATCGATGCTCAAGGGAATGTCGCTCGAAGAGTTTGCCGCAGCTGTCAAAGAGAACGGTGAAAGACTCTTCGGCTGGGGAGGTGCCGGTAATGTTTGAGTACAGGCTAATAGCAGAATGTCCTGAGACGGGCGCCCGTGCAGGTGAGCTTATTACACCGCACGGTGTAATAGAGACC contains:
- a CDS encoding TatD family deoxyribonuclease, translated to MFLVDTHCHLNKEYYPDGLSEVFGNALKSDVKRLIFASADLASTREAVTLAEKHEGAPEIWALAGIHPHEASSVSEGLPEELESLAMSSKVSAVGEIGLDFYYDNSPREIQGEVFRSQIRLAKKINKPVVIHVRDSAKRSSGDANSETLAILKEESADLIGGVIHCFSGDRQNAIDALEMGFYISFAGPVTYPKNKALREIAMDTVPLDRILCETDSPYLAPQQIRGRTNEPCHVRDVYEMISMLKGMSLEEFAAAVKENGERLFGWGGAGNV